The following proteins are encoded in a genomic region of Stutzerimonas balearica DSM 6083:
- a CDS encoding c-type cytochrome: MKRIIISFAAFCALGLLVVAGVVFSGLINVAADDPHTGVVHAFLETARNRSIEVRSEDIVVPSLDDEDQIRAGAGNYDSMCVGCHLAPGMAETELSNGLYPAPPSLAEAGPYDDPAKTFWVIKHGIKATGMPAWGKSMADPYIWGMVAFLQKLPELDEGAYRALVASSGGHQHGGGETPAGHSEQHGEMASGDHHQGDSGGSDHHGSSSTGGASGQSGSGHHGNNESDDHHASEEPQAVEHSNGSDSADAEGKSPSKNHVHADGKQHEH; this comes from the coding sequence ATGAAAAGAATAATTATTAGCTTCGCTGCCTTCTGCGCACTAGGCCTGTTGGTGGTGGCCGGTGTTGTTTTCTCGGGACTAATAAACGTTGCCGCGGATGATCCTCATACGGGAGTCGTGCACGCATTCCTGGAAACTGCTCGCAATCGCTCGATTGAGGTTCGCTCCGAAGACATAGTCGTGCCATCTCTCGACGATGAAGACCAAATCCGCGCCGGGGCGGGGAACTACGACTCGATGTGTGTGGGTTGTCATTTGGCGCCAGGCATGGCTGAGACCGAGCTAAGCAATGGCCTTTATCCCGCTCCACCCAGCCTGGCTGAAGCGGGGCCATACGATGACCCAGCAAAAACATTTTGGGTCATCAAGCATGGCATTAAGGCCACTGGGATGCCCGCGTGGGGTAAAAGCATGGCTGACCCGTACATCTGGGGAATGGTGGCTTTTCTGCAGAAGCTTCCTGAGTTAGATGAAGGAGCGTATCGAGCACTCGTTGCGTCTAGCGGTGGTCACCAGCATGGTGGTGGGGAGACCCCAGCTGGGCATAGTGAGCAACACGGCGAGATGGCCTCGGGCGACCACCATCAGGGCGACAGTGGCGGCTCGGATCACCATGGCTCCAGCAGCACAGGTGGAGCATCCGGCCAATCAGGCTCCGGTCATCATGGTAATAACGAAAGCGATGACCATCATGCGTCCGAGGAGCCCCAGGCGGTTGAGCACAGCAATGGCAGTGACAGTGCCGATGCGGAAGGCAAATCCCCTTCAAAAAACCATGTGCACGCAGACGGGAAGCAACACGAGCACTAA
- a CDS encoding four-helix bundle copper-binding protein translates to MTNSMFASCIQACSNCALVCEMCASACLREDDVKMMARCIELDRDCADICRLAATLMSRESEYAKKFCALCAKICRACGEECAKHEMDHCQECAKACMNCAEECERMAG, encoded by the coding sequence ATGACAAACTCAATGTTCGCATCCTGTATCCAAGCTTGTTCGAACTGTGCCCTAGTGTGCGAAATGTGCGCCTCTGCTTGCCTACGCGAGGATGATGTAAAAATGATGGCTCGCTGCATCGAGCTTGACCGCGACTGCGCGGACATTTGCAGGTTGGCTGCCACACTGATGAGCCGCGAAAGTGAATATGCTAAGAAGTTCTGCGCCCTTTGCGCCAAGATCTGCCGTGCATGCGGAGAGGAATGCGCGAAGCATGAAATGGATCATTGCCAAGAGTGTGCGAAGGCGTGCATGAACTGCGCTGAGGAATGTGAGCGTATGGCAGGATAA
- a CDS encoding IS3 family transposase (programmed frameshift), with protein MKRKKYSPEFKREAIELVRRSGASCRQVALEIGVAPNLLTRWVREAQPGTEKAFPGTGSPRDEELARLKRELARVTKERDFLKRRGSVLCQGVIERYTVIQRCRNEYPVRLMCRCLKVSASGYYAWQDRDPSSRAQENARLVRRIREIHEDSRGVIGAPRMHEDLRDEGETVSLNRVARLMAAERIQGWPRRKRRGFGRAASGRPAGVKNLLERDFSAPEPERKWVTDITEIATLEGKLFLCVVLDLYSKLVIGWSMHHRQDRQMVIRAVEMAVWQRQGHWSVILHSDRGSQFTSADYQRFLNRNTLVCSMSAVGHCGDNAACEGFFGQLKRERVSHQSYRTRDEARADLFDYIERFHNPRMRRRVARQDLKFSAFSKPSVEMG; from the exons ATGAAGCGCAAGAAATACAGCCCCGAATTCAAGCGGGAAGCCATCGAGCTGGTTCGTCGTTCAGGGGCGAGCTGCCGGCAGGTAGCCCTGGAGATTGGCGTTGCCCCCAACCTGCTCACACGCTGGGTGCGGGAGGCGCAACCAGGCACTGAGAAAGCCTTCCCTGGAACGGGAAGCCCGCGGGATGAGGAGCTTGCCCGCCTCAAGCGCGAGTTGGCCCGGGTCACCAAGGAACGTGATTTTTTAA AGAGACGCGGCAGCGTACTTTGCCAAGGAGTCATCGAGCGGTACACGGTGATCCAGCGCTGCCGCAACGAGTACCCGGTACGACTGATGTGCCGTTGCCTGAAGGTTTCTGCCAGTGGCTACTACGCCTGGCAGGATCGCGATCCAAGCTCACGTGCTCAAGAGAATGCGCGCCTGGTGAGGCGCATTCGGGAGATTCACGAAGACAGCCGTGGTGTGATCGGAGCGCCACGCATGCACGAGGATCTGCGCGACGAGGGCGAAACCGTCAGCCTGAATCGCGTTGCTCGCCTGATGGCGGCTGAGCGGATTCAAGGCTGGCCACGCCGGAAACGACGTGGCTTTGGAAGAGCCGCCAGCGGTCGTCCAGCAGGCGTGAAAAACCTGCTGGAGCGCGACTTCAGCGCGCCGGAACCGGAGCGCAAGTGGGTCACGGACATCACGGAGATAGCCACGCTGGAAGGCAAACTCTTCCTATGCGTGGTGCTCGACTTGTACAGCAAGCTGGTGATCGGTTGGTCGATGCATCACCGACAGGATCGGCAGATGGTGATTCGAGCAGTGGAGATGGCGGTCTGGCAGCGCCAGGGTCACTGGTCAGTGATCCTGCATTCGGATCGCGGCAGCCAATTCACCAGTGCTGACTACCAGCGCTTTCTGAATCGCAACACGCTGGTCTGCAGCATGAGTGCCGTCGGTCATTGCGGCGACAACGCTGCTTGTGAGGGTTTCTTCGGTCAGCTGAAAAGGGAGCGCGTTTCCCATCAGTCGTATCGAACACGTGACGAAGCTCGGGCGGATTTATTCGACTACATCGAGCGGTTTCATAACCCACGAATGCGTCGTAGAGTCGCCCGGCAAGATTTGAAGTTTTCAGCCTTTTCAAAACCGTCCGTGGAAATGGGGTAG
- the cadR gene encoding Cd(II)/Pb(II)-responsive transcriptional regulator has protein sequence MRIGQLARLIGIDTQTIRFYEQQGLLPPPDRQANGYRVYTEKHGERLAFIRRCRILNLSLPEIHALQSYQDDPRQPCTAVNALLDDHISQVRSQITALQSLERQLVSLRANCNDGREVEACGILAGISEDACIK, from the coding sequence ATGCGCATTGGTCAGTTAGCAAGGCTAATAGGGATTGATACACAGACGATCCGCTTCTATGAGCAGCAGGGCTTGTTGCCACCGCCTGATCGCCAGGCGAACGGCTATCGTGTCTACACCGAGAAGCATGGCGAGCGGCTAGCTTTCATCCGGCGCTGCCGAATCTTGAATCTGTCACTTCCAGAGATTCACGCACTCCAAAGCTACCAGGATGACCCTCGCCAGCCTTGTACGGCCGTCAATGCCTTACTCGATGATCACATTTCTCAAGTCAGATCCCAGATAACCGCTCTGCAATCACTCGAACGACAACTCGTTTCACTGCGGGCTAATTGCAACGATGGGCGGGAAGTTGAGGCTTGCGGCATTCTCGCCGGAATTAGCGAGGACGCATGCATTAAATGA
- a CDS encoding heavy metal sensor histidine kinase has product MKPLSLASRLALQITLTGAALVALLIALSYWVLVRQLELRAQEEVTAKLSQIDHGLLEDTKARMGRSWQHALSDTVLGHDNLSITVIGDTAKSPIFSIGRFANAPQQLDLVSRDGDYLGWTTKDGVQMLTGRKQIQVPGLAPMTLLLSQDRSADQRLVAAFLRSALVTVPMLLILIGLAGWLIAQNGLRPLRKFRALATKVSTQDLSPRIRTDRLPQELQALAHSLNVMLHRLDDGVQQLSQFSDDVAHELKTPLNNLIGKAQVTLVRERSKEHYREVIESSVEELERMDRIVSDMLFLAQASHASPALKLEQLSLGSEARRVCEYFEVLAEEAGVATTVTGDAMILGNRLMVQRAISNLLSNALRHSNTGSTVELKILEEDVDIVSLAVTNHGATIESDHLPHLFDRFYRVNGIQPRGAGLGLAIVRSVMNLHKGHVAVASKDGRTTFELTFPRQA; this is encoded by the coding sequence TTGAAGCCACTCAGCCTCGCATCGCGTCTCGCGCTTCAAATCACACTGACCGGCGCCGCTTTGGTCGCGCTGCTGATTGCACTGAGCTACTGGGTACTGGTGCGCCAACTGGAACTGCGCGCCCAGGAGGAAGTGACGGCCAAGCTCTCTCAGATCGATCATGGACTCCTCGAAGACACCAAAGCCCGTATGGGCCGCTCCTGGCAACACGCATTGAGCGATACCGTACTCGGCCATGACAACCTTTCGATTACGGTCATCGGCGATACAGCGAAATCACCCATTTTCAGTATCGGCCGATTCGCCAATGCGCCGCAGCAGCTGGATCTCGTGAGCAGGGACGGCGACTATCTTGGCTGGACAACGAAAGATGGCGTGCAGATGCTAACCGGGCGCAAGCAAATCCAAGTCCCGGGACTGGCTCCAATGACGCTTTTACTTTCGCAAGATCGCAGTGCCGATCAACGGCTGGTGGCTGCATTCCTGCGCTCGGCCTTAGTGACCGTGCCGATGCTACTGATATTGATCGGATTGGCTGGATGGCTAATCGCCCAAAATGGCTTGCGGCCGCTTCGCAAGTTCCGGGCCTTGGCGACTAAGGTATCTACACAGGATCTATCACCTCGAATCCGCACCGATCGGCTTCCGCAAGAGCTCCAGGCATTGGCGCACAGCCTCAACGTAATGCTTCATCGACTCGATGACGGCGTTCAGCAACTGTCACAATTCTCGGACGATGTGGCTCATGAGTTAAAAACTCCGCTGAACAACCTGATAGGCAAGGCGCAGGTGACTTTGGTGCGTGAGCGAAGCAAGGAGCATTATCGGGAGGTGATCGAGTCGTCGGTTGAAGAACTCGAACGCATGGATCGAATCGTGTCAGACATGCTGTTTCTCGCCCAGGCCAGCCACGCCAGCCCAGCACTGAAGCTCGAACAATTATCTTTAGGAAGCGAGGCGAGGCGCGTATGTGAATACTTCGAAGTCCTTGCCGAAGAAGCGGGAGTCGCTACGACAGTAACGGGCGATGCCATGATTTTGGGAAATCGACTTATGGTCCAGCGGGCCATTTCCAACCTGCTATCCAACGCGCTGCGGCATTCAAATACTGGCAGTACGGTCGAACTTAAGATCCTTGAGGAGGACGTAGACATCGTCTCGCTGGCTGTCACCAATCATGGCGCGACTATCGAATCGGATCATCTCCCACATCTGTTCGACCGCTTTTACCGCGTTAACGGCATACAACCTCGCGGGGCAGGATTGGGGCTAGCGATTGTCCGCTCAGTGATGAACCTCCACAAAGGCCACGTGGCCGTCGCCAGCAAAGACGGTCGGACCACGTTTGAACTCACGTTTCCTCGGCAGGCCTGA
- a CDS encoding heavy metal response regulator transcription factor, whose translation MRILVVEDEINAAEYLQQGLIECGYLVDCVSDGLDGFHLALQNDYDIVLLDVNLPTMDGWEVLELIRRRKQTRVIMLTANGRLEQKVRGLESGADDYLVKPFQFPELLARIRTLLRRGEAVTLPSNLRVADLELDPARHRAYRSGQRIDLTSKEFALLHLLMRRTGEVLTRTEITAMVWDINFDCDTNVVDVAIRRLRMKVDEPFGDRLIHTIRGVGYVLEARP comes from the coding sequence ATGCGCATCCTGGTTGTCGAAGACGAGATCAACGCTGCGGAATACTTGCAGCAGGGTCTTATCGAATGTGGTTACTTGGTCGATTGCGTAAGTGATGGCCTCGATGGGTTTCACCTGGCACTGCAGAACGACTATGACATCGTGCTGCTAGATGTGAATCTGCCAACCATGGATGGGTGGGAGGTTCTCGAACTCATCAGGCGGCGTAAGCAGACACGCGTCATCATGCTGACTGCCAATGGCCGCTTAGAGCAAAAAGTCCGCGGCTTGGAATCGGGCGCCGACGACTATCTGGTCAAGCCGTTCCAGTTCCCCGAGCTGCTTGCCCGTATCCGGACACTGTTGCGGCGAGGCGAGGCAGTCACACTTCCGAGCAACCTGCGTGTAGCCGACCTCGAACTGGACCCGGCCCGGCATAGGGCTTACCGGAGCGGTCAGCGTATCGACCTCACCAGCAAAGAATTTGCGTTATTGCATCTGCTCATGCGCCGGACTGGCGAAGTCCTCACGCGTACGGAAATAACTGCCATGGTGTGGGACATCAATTTCGACTGCGATACCAATGTGGTGGATGTTGCGATTCGTCGCCTGCGGATGAAAGTGGACGAACCCTTCGGCGATCGCCTGATACACACCATCCGGGGTGTGGGCTACGTGCTGGAGGCGCGGCCTTGA
- a CDS encoding OprD family porin, with protein MSKKAVFSLTALSLALGSAPVFAQSETAEGFIEGSTLSLINRNFYFNRDFRDGESAAGNGYSEEWAHGLMAFFESGYTQGSVEIGFDAFAMLGLKLDSGSGRSGVGGSIDLLPHDSAGDPEDDFTRVGGAVKARLLDTEIKAGDVFPTTPVVHFGDSRLLPESFKGVTVVNNSLDDLTLQGGRLHAMSQPNTSNMNEDFVTFYGGGVDAPWLGYAGGDYSVNENISLSLYTSRLKDAWNQHYFGASATYPLSDIVALLASFNYYKATDEGRELLGEFNNNIWSSSLGVAFGAHTVTASYQRNNGNNDFDYLRQADSIYLNNSIQYSDFNSPKEQSWMLRYDLNMAEYGIPGLTFMTRYARGWGADYSNANEVYMRQDDNGAPLTGQNRWERDVEARYVVQTGSLKDLSLRVRQATTRATAFESDLDEVRFIAEYPLSIL; from the coding sequence ATGAGCAAAAAGGCCGTTTTTTCGCTGACAGCCCTTTCACTGGCATTGGGCAGCGCCCCGGTCTTTGCCCAATCGGAAACAGCCGAGGGCTTCATCGAAGGCAGCACGCTATCGCTGATAAATCGCAACTTCTATTTCAATCGGGATTTTCGCGACGGTGAGAGTGCCGCCGGCAATGGCTACTCCGAGGAATGGGCCCACGGATTGATGGCCTTCTTCGAGTCCGGATATACCCAAGGCTCGGTAGAGATTGGCTTCGACGCTTTCGCCATGCTCGGCCTCAAGCTCGACTCCGGTTCGGGGCGCTCCGGTGTGGGCGGCAGCATCGACCTGCTTCCCCACGACAGCGCTGGCGATCCTGAGGATGACTTCACACGGGTGGGGGGCGCGGTGAAAGCACGCTTGCTGGACACCGAGATCAAGGCCGGCGATGTATTTCCCACTACACCTGTCGTGCACTTCGGCGACTCTCGGCTGCTGCCGGAGTCTTTCAAGGGTGTCACCGTTGTGAACAACTCGCTGGACGACCTCACCCTTCAGGGAGGCCGCTTGCACGCGATGAGCCAGCCCAACACCAGTAACATGAACGAAGACTTCGTCACCTTCTACGGCGGGGGCGTAGACGCGCCTTGGCTCGGCTACGCAGGCGGTGACTACAGCGTGAATGAAAATATCAGTCTTAGCCTGTACACCAGCCGCCTCAAAGATGCCTGGAACCAGCATTACTTCGGTGCGTCGGCCACCTATCCGCTCTCCGATATCGTCGCGCTGCTGGCCAGCTTCAACTATTACAAGGCAACCGACGAAGGCCGTGAGTTGCTGGGCGAGTTCAACAACAACATCTGGAGCTCCAGCCTGGGTGTCGCCTTCGGCGCGCACACCGTCACGGCGTCGTATCAGCGAAACAACGGTAACAACGACTTTGACTACTTGCGCCAGGCGGACTCGATCTACCTGAACAACTCCATTCAGTACAGTGATTTCAACTCACCTAAAGAGCAGTCCTGGATGCTGCGCTACGACCTGAACATGGCGGAGTACGGCATACCCGGGCTTACTTTCATGACCCGCTACGCCCGCGGTTGGGGCGCCGATTACAGCAACGCGAACGAGGTGTACATGCGCCAAGACGATAACGGTGCGCCGCTGACGGGACAGAACCGCTGGGAACGCGACGTCGAAGCCCGCTACGTTGTACAGACTGGCTCTCTCAAGGATTTGTCTCTGCGGGTGCGCCAGGCTACCACGCGGGCGACTGCTTTCGAGTCCGACCTCGATGAGGTCCGATTCATCGCCGAGTACCCTCTCTCGATCTTGTGA